The genomic stretch GGCAATTACAAATCTATTATGTCATCACTGAAACTAGATGATCGATagatccatttttttaaattgttctaaGAGTCATCACAACTCTACCAAACGTTTGCAGTTTACAGTGCAATGCATTAATTCTAAATAATGCATACCAAAGCTGGTTTTTGCAGGAGAATatagctaaaaaaataaaggatcGTTCTAGATAGTAGACTTTGTTTCAATTTGTGGaacctcttaatttttttcactgaaaatataaCCCCCCCTTCACAAACCATAATTTTGCAAGGGAGCGTACAGgagttgggtgttttttttcctggtatgCACAGCAATAACATAGGTGAGAAATCTCCAAGCGTCTCCAGACCACAGGCTGGAAAGCAGTGATTTAGGCAAATGGTAGTGATGCTCTGTAATTCATTGAAGTGGTGCAAACTTCTCAAAACAGGATTATAAGGCATGGGCAATTCCCCCTCTACTtgataaaatacagaatacatAAATGCAGCAATAAGAATGAATTCAGTATTGAGCAATAAATAAGGAAGttcaagagagagaaaattcaagTTCAGTGCCTAAGggtttaaaacagattttaaaaaaacctactaGTTTGACATTTACCAGCGCTGCTAACTCTATTATTCTACATGAACAACTctgataaaaggaagacagacTGGTCTACCACATCAGTTTTGTATGTCAATAGATACATCGGGGGGGGGGTCCATAATAACACTCATCAGTTCTTTTTACACCACAAAAATTGGGCATACTTACACCCCTGAATTTATCCAGAAGTCATATTTTATCCTCACACTTGTGTATTAAAACCCTATTAAAAATTTGTAACACACAGGAAAAGTTTCTGCAAACAACTAGTAATTAATAATTGCCTAAGATCATTCGTGTTTTCAGGTTGCCATCACTGGTTTATGCAATGGTATATTTAGAATTAACATAGAATAGGCTTCTATATTGTATTTGTTTACGTGAAGTAAATCCAAGTTTCTTTCAAATGTCTATTTGTAATGACAGAAGTGTGTTACATTCTACATATACACTTACAAGATGACTTATAGACATTGaatagttttgaaaaacaaatatgcaTTATTAAGCGTTATGATTCTATTTAGGCATATAAAAATGGCAGCAGGAACTTCTCATGAGAAAGGATAGCCTCGGTGTACTCAGAAGCCTAAAGATGTTGCAGATCACTCACGAGCCTTCCTCTACATGGTAAAGCCCAATTATTTGCATTCCcttgcattatttttcctttaagctATTACATACGTGCACAAAACCCCCGTGTGCTCTTACTTAATACATGCACAGAAGTTTACAGCTGCATCTCTGAAGCCTTCATTTGGTCTGAAAATACAGAGACTGAAATCTATACCTTTCCTCTGCATTTAGAACTTGGAAAGTTTAACTCCACTCTGCTTATTAACACATTTAGTCTTTGAGTATAGTTCTGTATCATAAAACtgccagaaataaaattcaaattataaGGTAAGCTACAAATCTCCTTTTCCCTCATTAACAAATCAGTCTGGAAATTCCACGCTGTAATTCACCTTCCAGTGCAGTGACTTTGCAGAGTTTGGGATTAAGAGTGGAGGTCCTGCAAAGATTTACTGCTGTACCTAAGCTTTACCTGCTGCCACAGACTTAAAGCGGACTGCTGGGAACCCACTGCTCCTCATAATTGAGGCGTGAATCACATAAAATAGGTCTCCTTCCTAGAAATGCCCATTGCGTTGCTGAACTGAGAAGAAATCTGGACAGCATCAATAAATGGAGAACCGAAGGGGAAGGATTTATTTAATTGAATAAAACACGCTACGGAGAACCTGAAATAATAAAGAAGGTGGTTTCCATAACTTACCCTGAAGACTTTATACTAATTTAAGGCTTCTCTGTGCatcactttttattattattattattatttaaaagtttatttccaTATTCAAACATAAGGGAACACTGCTTAAGGGTAATCAGCCAGAAGTTTATAAACAAATCAAGgctaaaaactgaaaaataaggtCTGtgattatttatgtatttaactTAGCAAATCATCTCCTGCAATCAGGGTTTGTTTCGAATAACCAAAGACAAAAAGTTGAAATCTATTATCTGTATTTAATTAGCATCTGCAActaaaattcaaattcaaagCCTTTATTAGCCCCCTGACAGAGTAAGCCATAAACTCTGCAGTCCTCACGCAAACTGAGAAACTCCATCTCAGGAGTTTCCTACCGTCTCCAAAAATCCCTCAGCTTCTATCGTCTTTCCCAGCCGCGCATTTTATGTACGCCAGCCTTGCCCTGCGTTCCAGAAAACGCTCCCGAGCGGAGTAACGGGCAGCAGAATTACAGATAGGTGgtgcagggaaaggaaagacaTTACATCGAGAGATTTCCGTTTGCAGCCTCCCCGGCGGGGTGCCGGCTGTGCCCATGGCATGCTCCTGTCCCCAGGAAATGGCTCTGAATGCTGCTGGCACCAACGTCAGCGGACGGAGGGCAGACCTCTAGCACGGTCTGATCTCAAGTATGGGTTGAATGGTTAAGCAAGGCGTCCCCAGGAGACAACGCTGTAAATGCTGGTGCCTGAGTAAGCCAAAATGGGAGTCAACaccttgtgaaaataaaaatgaaaaaaaaatcccaaaccaaaaaGGTATTATATAAACTCTGCCGTGTTAAATACTTAACTCGCAATCAACTAACTGTTTGCTCACCCGTTCTTTTATCAAATGTGCACATACAGATCTCGTTGGAGACCCTGAGATCTGAGTAGGACTTAAAAAAAGCTAGTTCTTTTGGTGGTTGTCATTCTTAATCACAGATATCTATAAAATTATTAGTACAAGCTACTAGCGGGAATAGAAGACTAGATTAGCTAAATCAATCAGGCCTGCGCGATTGGGAACGGGAGACCAGCAATTTTTGAAGAACCAATTTATTGGCTATTAAAGACACGCTTAAAATTAACTGCATCACAGAATATAGTACCCCATTTATCTAATTCTGTTCTGTAGAACATCACCAGGCTCCTGGTTTCATTTGGGTTATGGACTCCATTAATTCCATCCATGAAGCCATTCCAAACAGACCCAGTGATCTGAAAACCCCAAAGATTATGGGATTAAAGCGATATCtcaaataatctgaaaattGAGACAGGTCAGAGGTACACTAAGAAAACATCAAGCCAATACTTTAGAATTAATTGTATGTTAGCGGATCCTGCCGTCAAGTCACCAAGTGCCAGAAAACTCACTTTGACAACTGAGGTGTCCTAAGAGATGTTTGTAAGAAGGGACTTTCAGATCCAACAACCAATTTTTGTAAGCCCCTTTTACGGGTAAAAACGTGTGCCCTCTTTTCAGGCGTAATTACTGAATATTTCACATCTTTGTAAATGCAACATTTCGTATTTGCTGCAATTTCTTAGTAGTGCATGAACTCGCATTAGCAGATTTGAAAACTAATGGATATAATGGCTGTTGTGTTACTGTATTTAGTTTTTCAGTAAAGTCATTAATTTACCAGACCATTATGGAAGATTTGCTTCCAGTAGTTCCACATAAATGAAAGTGCAGAGTTTTTGGTTTTGACAGTAGTTTTAACAACATATTTTAGCTGTGTCTAAAGCCAATGTCTGTGAAATTGCAGGCTAATGGCTCAGGTTCGGATCCTACACAGCACTTCAGTATTCACGAAAGCATTCCAAAATTCCCCCCGGACAGACAGATAGATGGATGTACGTCTGTATTTCCTACCGTCACCATCTTTGGAAGCTAACTAGTTTGAAAACTAGTATCTAGCCACCTCAGATGCCGttatttgaatgtttttatCCTGACTCTTCCCTCTTTTTGCCGCCTTCTACAGACCTTCCACTACATCACGCTGATTCAGATATGAACTTCCCCTTCTAAAatgcctgctgctccctccccgcTACCTGAACCTGACCAGTTAGATAGAAAAAGGCAAACTAGACGGATTCTGGAATATTTCAGTTACTTGTTCGCACCTTACTGGGACCAGGGaagtaaaacatgaaaaaaaaaaaaattaagtaatgaCATATTTGCATGagatttttgaaagcaatttgATAACCCAGAAGTCCAACCTCGCAGTACACAGGTTGTCTGCTGTGCACATTTGTGTGTCTTAATAACTTTTGGGAAATATCACTATTAAAAACCTATAAACATTCAATTTtctattgaaaataatttctccattATGTTTTCTTAAACTAAAGATAGACCAGTCAATAAGGATTCATTCACTTGTGCCACTGAATTGACTTTATAAAACATACACCATTGTGGCACCGAACTCTTCAAGagtttcacattttttattaaatagacaaaagatttttaatttaaaatgtatttcaaataccACACCTGAAAGTCCCTTTACTCATTTTACTCTGAGTCCCTCGGAGGGTAGATTGGTGTTTAAATGGGAAATACATGCAGGATACTTGGATTAAGTGGGAATTTGGTAATTCTTTAAATCTCAGCATTAGGGAGAAATTTGTGCAATAGGAGAGTAAAACTGACAACTTCAAATGAGGTGTAAAAATGAGGTCTTAACTACCCAGTTACTACAGATCCCGTAAGATCTGTGCAACGATagagctgttgggttttttggtttggtttttctttttttgctatgtGCTGTGTTAAGCAGTTGGCATCTTTTCATCCTTGAGGAGGTGCTTATATTTCAATAGCAGATTAAGTAATTTCTGTGAATcatcacagggtttttttctttttagtgctTTAGGATCCTTTGGGATAAGAAGCTCTATTATAAAGGCATATTAGTGCTTTTAGGAAAGGATGGGTTGTTTTGCATTTGAAGCAAAACCTTAATTGATATACTGCTGACTTCTTCCACAAACTTCAATAGTTCATAAATTTTATGCATACCAACCAGTTGCTAGTAATAATTAATCTACATCCAGGTTTTAGGTTTAGCTATGaggtaaattttttttaaaaatccaaataatGACACCTCTAACAACCAACTAATTTCTTGCAAAGATGCAGGGTACATTCCACAGAGGAAACGGGTTTGGTAAGCAAGCATGCTGTAAGAAATAATGCCGCTTGGACACTTCTTGCTactaaatatttccattaaagGAGCATTAAGGGTGATCAGTGTTCTAGACTATTTGTGCAAAAccacttattttcattttccctgtaCTTTTTATTAACTATGAAGTAAATTCAGATGACTCGCTTCCCCAGAGCCCGTGTTCCCTTGCAGTGAAGTCGGAGTGCTGAGCTCACACCCCGGCGTGACAGCCGTGGTGCCTGGCCTCTGAAAAGGCGTCTGGAAAAAACTCGTGGTGCCCCAAAACCCAGGTTGAGCCCCACTCCTCTCTGAAGGGCTCTCTGAGGAGCGGGCATTCACAAAGCCAGATAAAAGGCACAATTTTCTAGCAGTACGCCAAAGTCTAATAGGAAGGACTATGACTTCAGAGAATTGAGCAAAAAGGATGCGAGTGGCAGCCGTTTCAgtcaaagcagagaaaagtaGCTCAAATATTGAAAACTTGGGGGGGAAAAGTAGCGTTTCTGTGGTAACATGAAGCTTTTTGAACTGTTTTTGAATGCAGGCATCATGGTGAGTAAGGAGCCCAGCAAATGCTTACTCACCACCTCAGAAAGCGAAGTTGAGCCAGCAGCTTCGCTCGCTTTGGAGATGAAATACGCACTGGATCCCAACCGGCAGATTAAGAAACGAAACAAAGCCCTCCAGGTGAGATTTAAAGATATCTGCGAGGCCCAGAACGAGCAGCGGGACAAACAGCTGTCCACCACACAGGATCCCGACAAGAGAGACGCCAAGCCCGCCTCCTACAAAACAGCGTATCGCAAGTACATGACAGTGCCTGCCCGGAGGTCGATACCCAACGTCACCAAGAGCACAGGAGTTCAGACTTCACCCGATCTTAAAAAGTGTTACCAGACCTTTCCTCTGGACCGGAAAAAAGGGAATATTCTTAAAAGCGCCTCGACTGTTGACACCTTTAAGAGTCAAAACAACGGGTTTCTAATAGACGTTAAGGACAAAGACGGCGGAAGCTCAGGGGAGGCCATTCCGTGGAGCAAGAAGGCCGGCAGCCTGCAGACGGCGGAGTTCATCTCCCACCTCAACGAACGTACCAACGTGGGGTCTCGCGACAACGGGGCTGAGGCCTGGAAAGGCAGCGATTTGCACAGCTCTCCCAAagagctgcctcctcctcctctcccaaacTCGGACGACCCCGCTTCCGAGGAGCCCGGCCGAGGGAAGcaggcggcggggcggccggggagcgAGGAGGTCGCCCAGCCCCTCCCCGGGAGGGTCTTCAAGACTGAAGTGGCCACCGTTTATTTGCCGGCGGCCGGTTCAAACGCCTCGCAGACCGACCTGCCAAACCTCGCGGCCGAGACCGAGTGGTCACCGTGCCCGACAGCCGAGGAGGACAAAAAGAGGACCGTGCACCTGAACGGTGTTCAGCCCCAGGCGGGAGATGCTCGAGCCTGCTCGTCACGGGCGCAGTGCACAGCCACCGAATGTAACGAACAGACCCTTCAGATAAACGTTTCGCCTATGGAGGAGAGTCAGCCTTGCCAGACGGCCGTCGCGGTGAGCGAGGAATGCCAACAAATCGTGCCTCACACGGAAGTTGTGGACTTGAAAGCGCAGCTTCAGATGATGGAGAATTTGATCAGCTCTAGTCAGGAAACCATAAAAGTGTTGTTGGGTGTTATACAGGAGCTAGAGAAAGGAGAAGCTCACAGAGAAGGGTGAGTAGAAGCTTTTTAAATGAGTACAAGCTGGTTTAAATGCCTTTTCTAACAAGTCCTGCCCTTGAATTTGCTAACGTAGGTTTGCACCGGCCGCCGTGCATTCCCCTGCAGCATGCCGAGACGTTACACGTGGCGCTGCTCACGCAGGCTAAACCTGCCAGCAGTATTCGCAGATTTGGTATCTGCTTGGCCTAGGATGTAATTAAGTAGTTATTTAACGAAGGGCCTATCATATCTCCTCTTGTACCTTTTCTAACGAGCGCAGAATGAGCCGCTCTCCAAACAGGATTAGCGAGGATGCTTTCACATCAGCAACTTGTATTAACCGTAATACCTCACACGgcatgaaaagcagcagaaaaacctTAATTCTGTAAGAGACTTACCTTTTCAAGATTAAGGGATATTATTACAACTCTTAATATAATTCCATTAATAGCATATGAATCTTGTCTGGTTTACTTTCACCTTCTGAATTTTCAATgatatttctttcagaaggaaattaaatgaaaactttgaaTATCAAAGTCTTCTTTACAGCATTCACACTATTCTACAGATGACAAACTCAagcataaagaaacaaaactttgttTATCCTTAAGTTAATGTTACTTAAATCAACCTATAAGGCATTACAAATAATAGTTATTCTTAACACAGGACAACCTTTAGTCTTTACCTAGACAGTTCAACCCCTCTCTTACATTACCTTAACAAGTATTTTGCAGACTGACTTGCCTTAGTTCACTAACCTTTATTCAGCGAATGCACCTCAAAATGTATGTGCattgtttgtgtgtttttaaatactttggtAATTAAATCATAATTTGTCAGAAGAAATCTGGATTTTAGAAATAGAAGCCAGCAGCTCGTGCCACTTGAAGCAGCACATGTTTTCATTTGAGTCAAAGAGGTACATCTTAAGATTTGTAATTCAGCTCTTTCTCTAGGAATGCAGAAAACATCTTGTTAATcctaaaaattcaaaatgtttttcattaaaaaatcatCTTAGCTGTTGGACAATGCTGTCAACACAGCCTcagcattttcagtttattttacagCTGGTTATGGTATTTTTAGAATACCTTGTCACATCTTGGATCTTCAGAGTGGGAAGCTTCTTGATCTAGCTGAAAGCAACACAGacttactgatttattttttttaattattattcagAAAAAGTACTCCTCTGACTTTCTTAACTTGCAGAAAATGCAATAGAATTGGAAAGAAGTGGCACGCTGCTTGTCAAATcacaaaatatagaaaaatatttcttcatcatAAGTCATCATCTGATCACTGAGAACCCTCTGTGTGTGAACACACACATCTACCCACAAAGTCATCTGCTACAAATACCAGTGCTCCCTCCATACACTTATATATCAGGTTTTTATCTTTTCCCAAAGATAGTAGAGCAACAGGTCcatcaaatactttttttttttattgctctcaCGTAAGCAGACCCGTTAAATGTAGCCAGCATTAGGAGTGTATCCCTGCTCTCAGCACAAAAAGAGGCCTTGCCCAAACTATCGATGATTGCTCCTATCTGCAAATAATCCTGCTGCAGTTGTCAACCTGACAAAGCTGTAGCGTATATTAGCCCTTAAATAGTGGAACTATCCATAAAGCCCAGTTCTTCACAATCTCTCTTGTGTATCAGTCTGCAAGACTACACTACGTTTGACCAAAACGAGCCTATTTATTAGCACTCCTTTACTTTCCCCATCACAGGTTCCCCAGCAGCGGTGAAATCACCCCTGAAAGACACATCAcacattttgaaatcttttcaaACATGTTGTGGTATGTGGAAGggactattaaaatattttcatgattcTTTGACATTAAGCGTAACCAGTGGCAGTTATACCAGTGGTCAAGACTAATTATAAAGATTGGAAGCAAAGTATCTACAAATCAAAGTGAGATTTCAGATAGGGGGGTTGTTTTAAACACAACGGTGTATGAAGGTGCTGCCTTAAAACTTATCGAGAGCAGAAAAAGGCTTCTACTTGTAGCCGCTTGCAGCCACTCTTCCATATGCTCTAGGCATGGCCCACGCATGCATGAAGGATGTAgagatggggaaggaggaaagaagggagatGCAGACTTGCATATTTTCTCCTGGTTTAGGAATTCCTGTATTCCAGATCCCTCTGATTTTCTATCACCTGTGTGATTTTAAAGGAGGTTGCACAAGGGACTCCAGCATCATGTTTGGGACATTTCTGTTGCCCACTGATCGCACTCCAGAACTAAAAGAACACTCTGTTCTCGTGCAAAGCACCAAGGCGTTATTAACATGAAGCCTGTCTTTATCCCTGTTTCCTTCAAATTAGACAACTATTTCAATAATAGGTTGCCTCATCCTTTTATTAGAATAATTCTTTCCAATTATTGCATTCATTTCTACGTTTTTGCCACAGAGACCCACCACTGTGTACACTATTACGTATCTTCTCAATTTAGCATGttgatcttttttccttttctaaccAGGTGTTAGGTCAGTTTATAACACGAAATTAAAAGCAGTACTACTGCTACACCTCTGCTTACTGTAGCATATATGAGTCTTCCACctgctaaaacaaaacaacgTTCTGTGTCTCTCCTGGTTTTCTTATGTGTATTAAATTCCTTACAATAACATACATCAAGAAACAAATTCAAATAACACACCgctggttaaaaaaaccccaacaaacccaaacctgcaGCTAAATCTTTTAATCAGATTTTCCTCCCTTCAAGAAACTCAGTGTTCTTTAAGTGCTGTTGTAGTGCCATGGGACTAGTGCTCAGTGGATTCATTTTCACTAATATGCTGTAGGTCTTGAACTGCTATTACTGCAATTCATCACTAAATGAGTCTATGCCAGCAAAACTGTATCAGCATCTCTGAAGATAGCAGTATCATCCTTTGGGTGAATATCATCCATGTatacttttcaaaatgtcagtACTACATTATCTGCAATTAGCAACAACATACAGCACTCAactctgctgaaaagaaagggaaaaaccaccggcagcagcggcagcaaagcacagagcagctctgacgcTCCACGGAGCCGAGGGCTCGCATCGCTCTGCCAAATCTGAGACTTCGAGGGTGCAGCGTGacctccctctgcctctggCTGGGGATCAGGCCCCAGTTATTGGTCACAGAGTGCAAAATTCCGGCCGTCAAGAAGCACAGCTCTTACCATCAGGCACTACAGAACTTTAATACATTAAATCTATCTAAATAATACATAGTCGATTCAGGGACAGTGGTAGAAATCATTATCCCTAGcctgtgacaccccccccccccccaagatccAATGAGAttattaaaactgtatttcttatgTGTATCGTTATTTACTAAATCTTTGGCAAAATGGTAATTATATCTTACTACGTGGAAgcttctacaaaaaaaaaaagaaattacatcaCAGCAAAGGGCATTCAACAACATTTGTGTTAAGTCACGCGTGAAGAAAAGTAACAGAGCTATAGCTTCAATTCAGACTTCCAGctcaaagatggaaaaatggTAAATATTACATGATGCAAGGTGCAGCTCTACAACAAAAAGCAAGTTTTATGCTCTGaatgacatttgctttctcttctagTAAACTATTAGCAATCTATATCAACTATAGACGTACCTGTCTGCATTCAGATACAGCGCATCCAGTGAAGCcagccaaattctgctctgtaTGGAGCCTCACTAAGGCCGACAGgatggaaagcaaaatgcaagTCACTAATTCCAAAACCTGGCTAACTAACACCTAGAAAATACGTAACAGAAGATGAACAGATAATCACAAacattttgcagctggagaacaCAGCTGACCTGTCCTTTAAACCCTTACCATGAAAAGTAACAGCAATCTAGGCCCTTCTCATTATACAATAAATCAGCAATTTTAATAAACAAAGTACTCAATTTGCCATACAAAAATAAGTCACAGTATTTTGACTCTGACAGGCCAAATGCTACACATTAGACAGGAGTTAAACGAACCTGTTTCAGAGATAATTTGTATTCATTTATTAGTCGACAGTGGTTCAGGAATTTAAAGAGCTCTCAACAAACATTCATGAAACAAGCAGTCCCAGGCTCCTTCGAAGAGGCTTTAGAAAGAACATGTTCTCATGGACAGAATTTTAATGTCATTTCACGTTGTCCAATGAATAAGGGATATTTGTGTCTCTTACTATCATttctaagcagaaaataaaccaaTACTGTGTGTGTCTGGATGGATGTTTAAACtaaagaggagaggagagcttCACCCAGTGCAGAGACAGCATCCTCACCCAAGTACTTCTgtcttaaaaatactgcaagCAGTCATCCTCAAGGTCACAAGAGCTGAGCATAAACTTATCATCCTGACTCAGGAATGATGGTAAATCAAAGTCAGATAGCCAAAGCAATTATTGCCCCgattgtttgcttttctccttttcaggaGCTACTTCCAAGTCCAATCCAGCTATTCAGCTCAGACGAAGGAGATGGAGCAAATAAAGGTAGTAACAACCTCTGCTGTCTAACTCAATCCATCTACACACATGAGGCAATACCCTTAAAAACCAAGGAGTTCCTTATTCCAcataaggagaaaagaaagcttaaagAGCTTACAAGAATACCGGCTTTGAAAGCACAGCCTTTGGAAGTAATGGGCTAGCTGCAGAAATGATATGACATGGTTTCATTTGGGACTTCCATCCcacctttgggttttttttgctttttcaattaCAGACATGGCAAAgcaaaagttaaagaaaattgtttctaaGAGAAAACTCGGGAATGGAGGGAAGCAATAGATAGATAAGCTTAACAGCAGAAGACAGCTGCActacaaataaatatatgaaaaccagaaagaataCAACAAATTTCATCTGCGATGCAGAAATTGTATCATATACTGAGTGCCACCAGGTTTTAAGAGACTGCAACAGCAGTCTCTTGGAAAAGGACTACGATGACCAGCTTTATTTTCAACTCTGATCTTTACATACATCCGTTTTGCCTCTCCTTTGGAGTGGTCACATTCATTCTGACTATTACTGTACCCGAGACCACCTCCTAAATTCTCATCTCTTTATCCTCACTACGGTTGTATTTCAGAGTACGCATCATTTACAGATCGTTCCCAAACACAGATAGACCAAAACTCCTTGGAAGTTATAACAATTC from Grus americana isolate bGruAme1 chromosome 7, bGruAme1.mat, whole genome shotgun sequence encodes the following:
- the INSYN2A gene encoding inhibitory synaptic factor 2A, producing the protein MVSKEPSKCLLTTSESEVEPAASLALEMKYALDPNRQIKKRNKALQVRFKDICEAQNEQRDKQLSTTQDPDKRDAKPASYKTAYRKYMTVPARRSIPNVTKSTGVQTSPDLKKCYQTFPLDRKKGNILKSASTVDTFKSQNNGFLIDVKDKDGGSSGEAIPWSKKAGSLQTAEFISHLNERTNVGSRDNGAEAWKGSDLHSSPKELPPPPLPNSDDPASEEPGRGKQAAGRPGSEEVAQPLPGRVFKTEVATVYLPAAGSNASQTDLPNLAAETEWSPCPTAEEDKKRTVHLNGVQPQAGDARACSSRAQCTATECNEQTLQINVSPMEESQPCQTAVAVSEECQQIVPHTEVVDLKAQLQMMENLISSSQETIKVLLGVIQELEKGEAHREGLSYRTGQDTANCDTCRNSACIIYSVELDFKQQEDKLQPVLRKLHPIEETQVAPLPYSQESYSSTPKQKSKTESKKHGRWKLWFL